The genomic interval GAACTATTTATTCATTGTGCAGCAGCACACTTTATGCTTTTCATTTGCAACAAAATGAGTTTATGTAAATAAATTATTTAAAGCTTCCAATACCGATTCGTCCATGTTTTCACCTTTAGAATACTTTTACTTTTCATATATTTATTGTAGCATATAATTTATGTCCTTATGTGATGAACTGTATCGTTTATCGTTAAGGAAACCGATAGTCAGGTGGTAACAATATTTACATATGTTTATAAATTTCAGGAAAAAATTTGTTGCTGATTGTGATATAATATCATAAAGTAAAGATCAGTTCATTCTTTTTAATATAATGCTTGTCTAAATGATAAATAAAACTGAACTGTCCCATAGAAATTGAATGATAGGAAACTGGAAATGAGATTTATATCGGGTTTATGGAAGCGTTTGGTACTTGCGGCGGATATCTAAACCTATGGAATGTGAGGTGTGCTATGGATATAAATTTTGAAAGATTAAAATATGAAGTTATGGGATTACTGAGAAGCAAGAATATAATGGTTCTGGCAACAAGCAGTGATGATAGAGTTACGGCAAGAAGTGTGAGTTGTGTTGTTTTAAATTGCAGAATATATTTTCAAACTGATAAAACCTTTCTTAAGTGTGAGCAGATCGTTAAAAACCCTAATGTGGCCCTATGCGTAGACAACATTCAAATTGAAGGTAATGCAAGGATCAAGGGACATCCATTTGGTGAGGAAAACAAAGTCTTTATTGAAAAGTTCAAGAAAGTACATAACGGCTCTTTTAATACATATTCCCATATGAAAAATGAAGTAGTAGTTGAGATTGAACCGTTACTTATTACTCTCTGGAAGTATCGAGACGGCAGACCTTTTAGAGATTTTTTAGATTTAACGAATAGAAGGGCACATAGAGAATACTACGATAACAGCAAATAGGCAGGGAGCATACTATTTTTCTGCCCTTTTTATTTTTCACAAGAGGAGGCAGATCTCGATTCTTGAAGGCCATAAAGGTAGCCGGCGTAATACTGGCAAGTATGGCGATATTGTTTATCAAAGATTCTATTGACAGAGGAAATTTATTGCTTTTCAAGTCATCAAATAAAAACGTATCCGTATATAAATTAGTCGATAACTTAATTGAAAAAGATAAGAAGATTAAAGAATATGATAATTTATTCAAAACAGCCGAATATAAAGACAATACCATATATTACACTGATAAATCCGAGCCGGTTTTAAAACTTGTATATGCCTATCTGGATAAGGCAAAGCTTGATAATTCAAAGCTGTTTGGTGAGTTCTCAGCCGGAAAACTGGCTATTAAATTCGATTATGGCGAAGATGTATTTAAAAAGAGGACTCCGTCATTTAATGATTCTGCGGGGCTTTATTTTAAAAGGGATAAGACAGTAT from Clostridiales bacterium carries:
- a CDS encoding pyridoxamine 5'-phosphate oxidase family protein, whose amino-acid sequence is MDINFERLKYEVMGLLRSKNIMVLATSSDDRVTARSVSCVVLNCRIYFQTDKTFLKCEQIVKNPNVALCVDNIQIEGNARIKGHPFGEENKVFIEKFKKVHNGSFNTYSHMKNEVVVEIEPLLITLWKYRDGRPFRDFLDLTNRRAHREYYDNSK